One region of Streptomyces davaonensis JCM 4913 genomic DNA includes:
- a CDS encoding 2-hydroxyacid dehydrogenase produces the protein MEILAFGVQADEKPLIERAFAGHHEIRCLDVFLNQDTAPIAAGYEVICTSVNCDLDNRVLQTLAAGGTQMVAQRSTGFNNIDLKVAERLAMTVARVSYYSPYSVAEFAWTLAMAVNRRVVRASIRTRDFDFRLDGLMGRDLHGRTAGVLGTGKIGEAFARIAHGFGMKLLGWDIAENPACLELGMSYVPKEQLLAESDLVSLHVPLMPATQRLIDADALKTMRDDAILVNSSRGGLIDTAALVTELRAGRFTGVGLDVYEAEAGLFFLDKSLEAIADDTLARLVTFPNVLVTSHQAYYTEDAVGQIVDATVRNVLDYKAGRRSENVLVPRS, from the coding sequence TTGGAGATCCTTGCCTTCGGTGTCCAGGCCGACGAGAAGCCCCTGATCGAGCGGGCCTTCGCCGGACACCACGAGATCCGCTGCCTGGACGTGTTCCTCAACCAGGACACCGCCCCCATCGCGGCCGGCTACGAGGTCATCTGCACCAGCGTCAACTGCGACCTCGACAACCGCGTCCTCCAGACCCTCGCGGCCGGCGGCACCCAGATGGTCGCCCAGCGCTCCACCGGCTTCAACAACATCGACCTCAAGGTCGCCGAGCGCCTCGCCATGACCGTCGCCCGGGTGTCGTACTACTCGCCGTACTCCGTCGCCGAGTTCGCCTGGACCCTCGCCATGGCGGTCAACCGCCGTGTCGTGCGCGCCTCCATCCGCACCCGGGACTTCGACTTCCGGCTCGACGGGCTGATGGGCCGCGACCTGCACGGCCGCACCGCGGGCGTCCTCGGCACCGGGAAGATCGGCGAGGCGTTCGCCCGAATCGCCCACGGCTTCGGCATGAAGCTGCTCGGCTGGGACATCGCCGAGAATCCGGCCTGCCTCGAACTCGGCATGAGCTACGTACCCAAGGAGCAGCTCCTCGCCGAGTCCGACCTGGTCAGCCTGCATGTCCCGCTCATGCCCGCCACCCAGCGCCTGATCGATGCCGACGCCCTGAAGACGATGCGGGACGACGCGATCCTGGTGAACTCCAGCCGCGGCGGCCTGATCGACACCGCGGCCCTCGTCACCGAACTGCGCGCCGGCCGCTTCACGGGCGTCGGCCTCGACGTGTACGAGGCGGAGGCGGGCCTGTTCTTCCTCGACAAGTCCCTGGAGGCGATCGCGGACGACACCCTGGCCCGCCTGGTCACCTTCCCGAACGTCCTGGTCACCTCTCACCAGGCGTACTACACCGAGGACGCCGTCGGCCAGATCGTCGACGCCACGGTGCGCAACGTCCTGGACTACAAGGCGGGCCGCCGCTCGGAGAACGTGCTGGTGCCCCGGAGCTGA
- a CDS encoding phenazine-specific anthranilate synthase component I: MNLLGLLDDPRPFALLRRRTPGHDHDLVEVLIGPVTDHDRLADLPDEGLALVPFRQIRERGFDVRDDGTPLTVLTPEETYAIPLAEALAQLPAHDVRVENGGFDVADEEYAQIVGRVLDEEIGRGEGANFVIRRTYEGEIPGFGRADALSLFRRLLEGERGAYWTFVVHTGERTLVGASPEVHVRMSGGTVVMNPISGTYRYPAEGPTPEHLLDFLADGKEIEELSMVVDEELKMMCTVGDMGGVVVGPRLKEMAHLAHTEYELRGKSSLDAREVLKETLFAATVTGSPVQNACQVIERHEVGGRAYYAGALALLGRDSGGAQTLDSPILIRTADISSEGHLRVPVGATLVRGSDPASEVAETHAKAAGVLAALGVRPSRPREEHARVRLADDPRVRAALDGRRASLAPFWLRMQERSADLTGHALVVDGEDTFTAMLAHVLRSSGLDVSVRRYDEPGLREAVLAHEGPVVLGPGPGDPSDTADPKMRFLRALTAEVIRGHRHGVLGVCLGHELIAAELGLEIARKEVPYQGAQTEVDLFGRPETVGFYNSFVARCDDDTAGELAAHGVQVSRSTAYEVHALKGPGFAGVQFHPESVLTLDGAAIVRELVGQLRGTSTFSERRPAL, encoded by the coding sequence ATGAACCTGCTCGGCTTGCTGGACGATCCCCGTCCGTTCGCCCTGTTGCGCCGCCGCACTCCGGGTCACGACCACGACCTGGTCGAGGTCCTCATCGGCCCGGTCACCGACCACGACCGCCTCGCCGACCTCCCCGACGAGGGCCTCGCCCTCGTCCCCTTCCGCCAGATCCGCGAGCGCGGCTTCGACGTCCGCGACGACGGGACGCCACTGACGGTGCTCACCCCCGAGGAGACGTACGCGATCCCGCTCGCCGAGGCCCTGGCCCAGCTCCCCGCCCATGACGTGCGCGTCGAGAACGGCGGCTTCGACGTCGCGGACGAGGAGTACGCGCAGATCGTGGGACGCGTGCTGGACGAGGAGATCGGACGCGGCGAGGGCGCGAACTTCGTGATCCGGCGGACGTACGAGGGGGAGATCCCGGGGTTCGGACGCGCCGATGCCCTGAGTCTCTTCCGGCGGCTGCTGGAGGGTGAGCGGGGCGCGTACTGGACGTTCGTCGTGCACACCGGGGAGCGGACGCTGGTCGGGGCCAGCCCCGAGGTGCACGTGCGGATGTCCGGCGGCACGGTCGTCATGAACCCGATCAGCGGGACGTACCGCTATCCCGCCGAGGGGCCGACGCCCGAGCATCTGCTGGACTTCCTCGCCGACGGCAAGGAGATCGAGGAGCTGTCGATGGTCGTCGACGAGGAGCTCAAGATGATGTGCACGGTCGGCGACATGGGCGGGGTGGTGGTCGGGCCCCGGCTGAAGGAGATGGCCCATCTCGCGCACACCGAGTACGAACTGCGCGGCAAGTCGTCCCTGGACGCGCGCGAGGTGCTGAAGGAGACCCTGTTCGCGGCCACTGTCACGGGCTCGCCCGTGCAGAACGCCTGCCAGGTCATCGAGCGGCACGAGGTCGGTGGGCGCGCGTACTACGCGGGGGCGCTGGCGCTGCTCGGCCGGGACTCCGGTGGGGCCCAGACCCTGGACTCCCCCATCCTCATCCGCACCGCGGACATCTCCTCCGAGGGACACCTGCGCGTCCCGGTCGGCGCGACCCTCGTGCGTGGCTCGGACCCGGCGAGCGAGGTCGCGGAGACCCACGCCAAGGCGGCGGGGGTGCTCGCGGCTTTGGGTGTACGTCCGTCACGGCCGCGTGAGGAGCACGCGCGCGTACGTCTCGCCGACGACCCACGCGTGCGTGCCGCCCTCGACGGGCGCCGCGCGTCCCTCGCCCCCTTCTGGCTGCGGATGCAGGAGCGGTCCGCCGATCTCACCGGGCACGCCCTGGTCGTCGACGGCGAGGACACCTTCACCGCGATGCTCGCCCATGTGCTGCGCTCCAGCGGCCTGGACGTCTCCGTCCGGCGCTACGACGAGCCGGGGCTGCGGGAGGCCGTCCTCGCGCACGAGGGTCCGGTCGTGCTCGGCCCCGGCCCCGGTGACCCGTCCGACACCGCCGACCCCAAGATGCGGTTCCTGCGGGCTCTGACCGCCGAGGTGATCCGGGGCCATCGGCACGGCGTGCTCGGCGTCTGCCTCGGGCACGAGCTGATCGCCGCCGAGCTGGGCCTGGAGATCGCCCGCAAGGAGGTGCCGTACCAGGGCGCCCAGACGGAGGTCGACCTGTTCGGGCGCCCGGAGACCGTCGGCTTCTACAACAGCTTCGTGGCCCGCTGCGACGACGACACGGCCGGGGAGCTGGCCGCGCACGGCGTGCAGGTCAGCCGCAGTACGGCGTACGAGGTGCACGCGCTGAAGGGGCCCGGCTTCGCGGGCGTGCAGTTCCACCCCGAGTCGGTGCTGACGCTCGACGGCGCCGCGATCGTCCGGGAGCTGGTGGGTCAGCTCCGGGGCACCAGCACGTTCTCCGAGCGGCGGCCCGCCTTGTAG